The window aaatcaGAATTAGAAAACGAATGTCTTGTTTTGCAGAAGCAGAAAGAAGCGATAAAAGAGAAGGGAGccaagaaaaagagagaatatGTGCCACAAAAGAGGTCTGGAGGTTATGCTGTACTGCTCACTTTGTATAGACACGCGCAGGTAAAACgagcatttattttcatcttgCTTTACGTAATAAAAAATGCAGGCCCTAGTGCACAGAAGATGTATCTTGTTTTTTCTAGATGCCTGGCAGTAAAGGCTTTATGTTTAGAAATGAACTGCAAACCGAGGCACAACCCTTGTGTGATAAGTCCTTCACAGTGGTAAggccaacaacaacaacacgcGTCTTACCAGACTGCTCACTATAAACCGACTATGCTGTTTTCCTCTTACACAGCCTGATCTCGGTAGCAAGTACACTGCATGGTCGTCAGTTAGCACGCTCATTCAGAAAGAGCTTCTGGTGAAGACGCACAATCCCGCAAGGTGAGATATAAGATGCGACCGCTGCCCTGGATTTCTGCTTTGACTTGAGTTCGGTTGTCCTTCGTGCTTTATTTCAGGTATTCGTTGACTGACCAGGGCCTGTCTCTGGCCGGAAAGCTGGATTCAGAAGAGACGGAGATAGCTAAAGAAGACGTGGAGAACGTGAGTGAAGAAGAGGACGCTCAGGATGGACCAGGTGTTGTAGACCTGACTTTGGAGGATGAGGTGGagcaggaagagaaagagagttgGTGAGTAGAAGCaggatgttgttttaaaatgttttgcatatcGGGAGGGTATGGATCGGTGCCGTAGGGGTATGTATTAAGTGTATCGTCCACCAATAGGTCCAGCAAGTCTTCAGAAAGCCTGCAGCGGCTCTTTTTGTAAACCAGGCCGGAGGTCACGTCTCTGAATCAGGCTCCACAGAAAAATCCAAGACCTTAGAAACGGGGAGAACGGCGATGGGTTGGCATCTTTCACCTGGCTCTTATGACATTGTGTTGTGTGTCGACTTCATCGAAACAACAGGGTAAGAGGAAAACGATTATACGTGACCTCTGACTGCTTTTGTATGTCGAAAATCATTAAGTAGAAATCACggtacaaaatatatattttatatattacctattgtaaatgtatcaaaacaatttttggttagtaaaatgcattgcaaagGCCTTTATTTTAACAGCTTGAAAGGCGATTTGGATTTTTTGGCACCCTCAGATTCAAGATTTTGAAATAGTtgcatctcggccaaatattgttctatcctaacaaaccttacatcaatattaaaaaaattcctccgctttcagatgatgtgtaaattttagtttgaaaaaaaattacccCTATGACCGGTTTTCTTAAACTTGACAGGGGAAGCAGTGGCGAAAACATAAATTGGTTAAGGAATTGCAAAGAAATGGTGTGATCTTTGATGTCAGGAAACTGAATGTTGGAGACTTCCTTTGGGTAGCGCGTGAGAAAGTCACACCTGTTCCTGGTAAGTTGACTTgcgatttttttattcaagttcCTGACTAGCTACTAACCAGCAGATGGCAGCATTGCTCGTagaataaatgcacaataacagttttgttttgttttatgaaaattatCAGGTTaatattgtacatatttatttatgtttatagttttttacaattaaaatgttaaagtatgCCAATTtgtcatataaatattaaaaaaaaaaagattcatcctaaaaataaaaactggttaacatttattaacttTCTTCATTgtgataaattacatttttatatgtttttctaAGGTGTTTGAATTTTTGTTCTTCGCTGCAGAGGATGCACTGATGAGAGAGTtatgaaatgcacatttttttccaaatctgttttgttgatgaattaaactgaaaatgcCAAATGGTTACGTTTTCATCCTATTTTCAtgtgtggatgaatcatttttaagatttattggTCCTCATTTAGAACCACTAAATCAATTAGGTTTTTCAAATACTTATTTACAAATTCCAAATAAGCACCGTGTCCTCACCCAGGGCAGCTGCGTCCGCCTGCAGGAAAAGAGCTGGTGCTTGATTACGTAATTGAGAGGAAGAGGATGGATGATCTGTGTGGAAGCATTATAGATGGACGCTTCAAAGAGCAGAAGGTTTGAACCATGACGcgcaaaaaaagtcaaataaaaggaaatattcCTTGAATGCCGTTTTACttcatttgtgatttattgCTTTCCCGTCTATTTCCTTCTGTTGCATTCTTCTCCTCAGTTTCGGCTGAAGAGGTGTGGCCTGCGTAAGCCCATTTATCTCGTGGAGGAGTGTGGATCAGCAGCGGCTCATCTCAGTATTCCTGAGAGTACGTTACAACAGGCTATAGTCAATACACAGGTATAGAGCAGGCCTTAAGGACCATCATGCAGTAGTgaatgatgaagatgatgatgatgattgtaATTGTATAAGTGTGTAACTCTTAGGTGGTTGATGGCTTCTTTGTGAAGCGTGTTCAGGATGTGAAAGAGTCTGCTGCTTACCTCACCATCATGACCAGATACCTCCAGAAACTCTACCAGGtttgttttaaaaccaaatCAATGCAGTATGTTTAAATCACCCCCTCTCTGTTATATTCTACTATTCCCCCGAtttatgtgctttatttttgagaCTTTCTGgcttgcttttcttttcagaattGCACACTATTCTGCCGCTCCAGAGAACTGGAGGGTGATGGAGAAGATAAAAGTGAGCAAACGGCAAACCTCTCCTGTTCTCTCATGGCCTTCACGGAATTTAACTATGGGGCTATTAAGAACAAGGTAATGTCAACAAATCAGTAAACATGAGAAGGTTGGTTTGCAGTGATATTAAAAGAATGCCCTGTATGATtggatgaaaaatgaaaataattattgttgagATAAAATATGGcaacatactaaaaatataatatgtaagtGAATTTAGACGTCACAACATTGTACTGTATGGTGTGAATATTTGGTTTGAAATAAGTATGAAATACAGcctgtgtatacatacatacgtgtgtgtgtgtgtgtgtgtgtgtgtgtgtgtgtgtgtatgtatgtatgtgtatatatgtatatgtgttaaatcattaattgcatccaaaatatgtttttacgtGTGTGTTggatttattatgtgtatatataaatgtatatatgtatatgtatatggaTGCaaataatcgtttgacagcactagcatctatataacttttttttttttctgctggtGACCTTTGATGTACTGTTATATATCGTGTGGAAAAGTAtttcagactgtttttttttcttcacaaaataaatataactactaTAATTTGTAATCAAGATCTCTGCTTGTACAAACAGTGCCAGACAGTGCGGGAAGTATTTGCACGGCAGCTTATGCAGATCAGTGGAG is drawn from Puntigrus tetrazona isolate hp1 chromosome 7, ASM1883169v1, whole genome shotgun sequence and contains these coding sequences:
- the mus81 gene encoding LOW QUALITY PROTEIN: crossover junction endonuclease MUS81 (The sequence of the model RefSeq protein was modified relative to this genomic sequence to represent the inferred CDS: substituted 1 base at 1 genomic stop codon); translation: MPTDQVCLGRKRPVPSCPNPLFLQWLTELRDSAKEKGLKTQYVYQKAINSLQKYPLPLKNGKEAKILQNFGDGICKILDERLQKHYRENGSDAPIHSAASCHRSSVASSKGMEEPRNASVKQKEAIKEKGAKKKREYVPQKRSGGYAVLLTLYRHAQMPGSKGFMFRNELQTEAQPLCDKSFTVPDLGSKYTAWSSVSTLIQKELLVKTHNPARYSLTDQGLSLAGKLDSEETEIAKEDVENVSEEEDAQDGPGVVDLTLEDEVEQEEKESWXVEAGFFRKPAAALFVNQAGGHVSESGSTEKSKTLETGRTAMGWHLSPGSYDIVLCVDFIETTGGKQWRKHKLVKELQRNGVIFDVRKLNVGDFLWVAREKVTPVPGQLRPPAGKELVLDYVIERKRMDDLCGSIIDGRFKEQKFRLKRCGLRKPIYLVEECGSAAAHLSIPESTLQQAIVNTQVVDGFFVKRVQDVKESAAYLTIMTRYLQKLYQNCTLFCRSRELEGDGEDKSEQTANLSCSLMAFTEFNYGAIKNKCQTVREVFARQLMQISGVSGDKAAAVLEHYSTVSSLLQAYDRCSNETEKEKLLSSIKYGKLRRNIGPALSRTIYQLYCTRGSLS